The sequence gtTAGGTGATTGTTCATGAAGTACCTGGtcaggagctggagctggaggtgtTTGATAAAGATCCTAACCAGGATGACTTTCTTGGAaggtattatttaattaataacttataatgaataattatgtttaccgtattttccggactataagtcgcacttttttttcatagtttggctggtcctgcgacttatagtcaggtgagacttattaccgtctacagccgcgagagggcgtacatagagcgccctctcgcggctctagacgttaatgttttctcttggttcttggttctaaataaatgcgacttttttttcctcgtcatgatgtatttttggactgatgcgacttatacttaggtgcgacttattgtCCCAAAAATAaggtatatctaaaaaaaaaataagcagcatCCCACACATGAATAAGAACAGCTAGTGCTTCAGAAAACCATGGATTATCCCTTCCTTtaacttacattttttaaaaggtgCATTCCTATTTATGATGTAAAACCTTCATCAAAATATTTCTAGGCAGACTCAACGTCAGGGATAAGGAAAATCATATCCCAATCCTGAATAGCATTTTCTGCTTAGGTATCGCAGACTGTGGTAATGACCCAATGATCACTAACATCTTTAGCATATCAGGAAGCCAGAGAATACTTGTGTGTAACGTAGGTAAAATTAGATCAATTCATGCTGACTTTTTGTAATTCTTCAAGTTAGGTCTAGCAGCTGTCTCAAGTAACTGAAAATTTAAGAGTATCACAGATTTCTTTAAAACCACCAGATGCCGACTGCATCCAATTCACATTAAAATCACCCAGAAGAACAAGCTCCTTGTAATTCAAAGAATCACTGAGTCCATCAAAGAGGAAATAGCACCATCATTAGTTGATGGAGGTCTGTAGCAACCAACCACAGTAAATTGAAAGGTATTAGAGACAATACGGTTTAaagctaataatttattttgtttaaccaaTGACTCATAAAGTAACACAGTAACTTCAAAAATATCCTTAACATAAACTGCTACCCCTCTCCCATTTTTTGGTCTATCGGCCTTATAAACAATACGACCATCAATACCAATAGCTTTGTCCATTACTGTTTTATTAAGCCAAACTTAGTAAGCAGGCTTCTCccattaatatgaataaaacccAGTCCTTATCTGGATTTAAAACTAGCAGGAACATTAAAAGCCAAAGCAGTATCATTATAAGGACCAGGATTTGGTAAAATATTCCCAGAAATCAATAACAtaagaattataaaaataaaaaaatattaacattaatatcattatttatataagaaatgttttttttttgtcttcctcTGTCTCTGTATCACCTTTTTTAGAATGAAGCTGGATTTAGGTGTAGTAAAGACAGCAGTCCTTTTGGATGaggtacatcttttttttttttttacaactatttatttttagttagttTAGTTCAGTAATATTCTTGATATTTTCTTTAATTGATTTCTTACACCAAGAAACCTTACAATTATTGTTCTGTATTATGTCTTTGGAATCAGTGGCAATCATATTTATTTCACCACTCTTTCTGTTTCTCATTGATGCAGTCTGTTTTGTTTataatagtaatttaaagcttttcaCTCTGGTTTTAGTGGTGCACTTTAAGGGATGTGGCATCAGGTCAGGTTCATCTCAAGCTAGAATGGCTGTCTCTGCTGCCCTCTGCAGAGTGCCTTGATGAAGTAAGATCGCACCTGACAGACTATAAAAAATGTTGTATTTGTTGATATTCTCCTTTCACTTCCAGACTTTCCCCTTTTATTAAATGTAGGTGCTGGAGAGGAATAAAAACATAACGGTGTACGGTAAAACAGCAGATCCTCCTTCTGCTGCCATTTTGACTGTTTATCTGGACCGGGCACAAGATCTACCTGTAAATAATCCTGCAATTCTATTGCCCTTCTTTCACcatttcttgtttttttaaagtgttttaaatgttgatgTTATTCTGTTGGATGTCTTTCTGTTCAGTTCAAGAAAGGCAATAAGGATCCCAGCCCCATGGTGCAGATTTCTGTGCAGGAAACCACGAAAGAGAGCAAGGTATGATGTCACTGTTCTTGTTATAAAGCGTATGGTGTATTCATGCCTTTTGGAGTCACTCTGTTTCATATATTCTCATAATTAATAATCCAGACGGTGTATGGGAATAATAATCCAGTATGGGAGGAAGcctttacattttttatacagGACCCACGCAAACAAGATATCGACATCCAGGTATAATCAATAtgattgtaaaatattaaatctaGTGTTATTAATTTAAACCTAATTTACtcttattttattatgtaaatggAATAATATCCTTTcaaagtgttaatttaattatatatatacatgtaaacagCCTTTCTTCGTTGTGATTGCTTCCATTCGTCCCAGGTGAAGGATGATGACAAGGCTTTGACTCTGGGCGCTTTGTCTATCcctctgtcccgtctgctctctAGCGCTGAGCTCAGCATGGATCAGTGGTTTCAACTGGAAAAGTCCGGACCGGCCAGCCGTATCTACATCACAGCTATGCTGAGGGTAAGATTGAATGATTTTGGCTATTAAAAAACTTTGAGGACGCTTAATTTATGAGATGTTTGTTTCAGGTGTTGTGGCTGAATGAAGAAGCCATCCTTACAAAACCTGTGTCTCCATTACCCGGAGAAGGAGGTAATGAATCAGATGTGTCTCCAGGGTTGACCCCCACTTCGAAACGTCCCGAGCACACTAGCCCAGATGGCAATTTTGCAACTGAGGTGAGCTTGTGAAAAATACCCTTTGAAAAAACTGAAGTTAGCAATATTTGTAATTACCACATGTTCAATATAGGGTGTCCTGCGGATTCACCTGGTAGAAGCCCAGAGTCTTGTCACTGAGGACAATTTAATGGGCGGCATGGGGGAGGGAAAGAGTGACCCGTATGTGAAGATCCGAGTGGGAGGACTGGCCTTCAAGAGTCAGGTCATCAAAGAGAACCTCAACCCCATCTGGAATGAACTGTATGAGGTATGCATGCATATTGATTTCATGTGAAATGTGGAGGGATGTGGCTTCTTTCTTAAAACTTCTTTCATCTCGTCTTGTTGGTTTCTGCTTTGATAGTCACTTCATTGCTTCTCTGCTGCAAACACATTCAAACATTCCTTTCTAGGAAATAAGTGTCCCAATTTGATTTTAAGTAATGTATACCTGGCTGCTTGAATGTAGGTGATCTTGACCCAGCTGCCAGGTCAGGAGGTGGAGTTTGACCTTTATGATAAAGACATCGATCAGGATGACTTCCTTGGCAGGTGAAGTGGCAACCTaactacttttaaaaatgttttaaaagaggTCTCTCATTTCTCTCCAAGGCTGTGTTTGTTTGATTAAAACTTcattataaacaataatattttcagttttttatgatttaaaataagtaaaatgtaatttactcctgcatactgaattttcagcagccattaatccagtctttagtgtcacaggatcattcagaaatcattctaatgctgatttggtgctcaagaaacatttcttcttatcatCAATGTTGCAAAAagctgtgctgctcaatattttgtgggaaccatgatacatttttaaagatgattttataataatgaatagaaagttcaaatgaagaACTGTTGCCGCTAGCTAATAACACTAACAGGACCTTAAACTGAGCAAGATTCTTTAAACAATCCTAACAGTTTCTTTATAATTTGTGTGACAGAGGCATGGTTACGagactttattatttaaatggttaaaaaaaaagcacCTATCAAATGTAATAGTGCCTGTGTGATGTTATTGATCTAATAGCACATAAAATATATCCCTTCATTTACTGATTGCCACAATGTTTCTTTTAAAGATACATAGTTGTATTTCTATTTTGCTCAGGCctaatatgtattttaatgttgatGACATAGTGAGTTACACTGTGAAGACGGATGGCCTTAAGGGTAGTGAATCTAAAGTATCAGTTTATCATTTCTGTCGATGAATGTCAGTATGGTTCCTGCAGTGATTTATTATCTGGTTGCAGGGTTAAAGTGAGTCTTGAAGATCTCATCAGCGCTCAGTTTACTGATCAGGTGAGGCTCTCagtgcatgtttgtttgtttctaaatATAACATTCATCATGATTTTTTATCTTTTCTATATCTGCCTGTTTACACCTATTTATGCCTGTGTCCTGGTGCAGTGGTATACTCTAAATGATGTGAAGTCTGGACGACTTCATCTTGTGTTGGAATGGTTGCCTAAAATTTCAGATCCCACTAGACTTGAACAGGTAATGtgctattataatatataattttattgttcatctgaattcaataaatattatcaaatttttttatgaatttgcaTTCAGATCCTACATTACAACTATCGGCAGTCTTACCTCAATAAAATAGTTCCTTCTGCTGCGCTGCTTTTTGTGTATGTTGAGAGAGCACATGGTCTGCCTGtgagtttctttttattttcatttaaatatttcaattattCACTACTTAATCGGCATTGACTTTGCTTCAATTAACTGAAGATATTTGAATCACCCAGCATTGAAAACGTACTGTTGTTTGTAGTTAAAAAAGAGCGGGAAAGAGCCGGAAGCAGGAGCAGAAGTGTCTCTGAAAAACGTATCCCACCGGACCAAAGTAAGACCCTCACATCCTGGTGCTTTTATGCTGATGTTATTCAAATATCAAAGACTCACAAAAGAATCATGTTTCTCTCACAAGGTTGTCACTCCCTCGACTTCTCCACAGTGGCGTGAAGCTTTTCATTTCCTGATTCGTAATCCATCAGAAGACACACTTATAGTCAAAGTGAGAAacttttttacaataataatttattttaaggtgtgaATTTATGTCAGAGAGACCATCTTTACATAATGTTGTCTGCTCTGGAGTGTGTTTTATGTGAATCTGGTGTGTGTTTGTAGCTCTCTCACAGCTGGGGTCAGGCTCTGGGCTCTCTTGTGCTTGCTGTGAGGGAGCTGCTGGATCAGAAGGATCTGGTGCTGGACCGCTGGTTCAGTCTGGATGGAGCCATGCCTGAAAGTCAGATTCTGCTGAGAGCTGAACTCAAGGTTAGAAATCACACACATATTCAACATGTGCTGAGCAGCAGGACGCATTTACATTCAGCCACAATGAAGTGAATCTTAAGACAGCCTTGGcgagcataaaagaaaaaaataaatcaagttcaaataaaataaaaacgtctTGTCTGTTTAAAAGCTCCTAGACAGCAAGTTGGCTCAAAGTAGCAATGCAGAGGATCCAAGTCCTGTCATCCCTGCTGGAGACGCAGCTGCTGCAGCCAATCCTGAGCTCCGACTCAGAAGTGTGCCCATCCAAGAGTGAGCTCAAGAGGAGCTGTATTTTATTTGCAACAGTATTTTTAGAATCAAACAGTAACTGACATTGACATACGTGTTGGTTTATTTGTGTGGATGGATGTAAATACAGAGGCGAGGATGCCAGTTCAACCATGGAGGCTCAGGTGAAACTCTCTGTTGCCTATTTATCTGAGGAGAACCGATTGGTTATTACTGTCCATGCCTGCAGGTACTAGTTTCCTCAGTTAAAATGAAAACCGATCAATTATCTACACCTTAATGCTACATAAATGTGACCAGTAAAAAACGACTTACTTTATTTTGGTAACCCACCAATTACTGAACATGTCAGTTtctgcataatataatataatataatataatataatataatataatataatataatataatataatataatataatataatataatataatataatataatataatataatataatataatataatataatataatataatataatattggatacttatttatgaatactaaaacaaattataaaatttgaaaattataataaaaaaaatattcaaactatataattaaatattaacattttgtgttaaataaaataagaaattgatatacatatatatatatatatatatatccccagCTGTGAGAGAGAGCTACAAACACACACCAGAttcacataaaacacactctagatatatatataacttatagcttgaaacataaaaatgactaatatatctttaatatataaaagtatgttaaatatatgtatagataaaatattaacatgtactgtatgtatatatatatatatatatatatatatatatatatatataaaaatatatatataattttaatatatatatataataaaatgattaatttaatgacTGTGTCTTTAAGCCTTATTTCTGGTTATGGACCTCAGTTTATTTTTTGTCATGATTCTGTATTCTTGCACAGGAACTTGCCGTCCTACTCTAAGGATCCTCCAGATACTTATATCTCATTTATTCTACTTCCGGACAAGAACCGGAACACCAAAAGAAAGACCAGTGTTAAGAAGAAAAGTCTCAAACCTGAGTTCAATGAGAGGTTAGTAGGAAAATTCATCAAATCACTGATGACCCAGAGAGACGAATGTTCAAAATCTTTCACTTGCTTCTACAGATTTGATTTTAACATGTCACTTGAAGAAGCTAAGCAGAAACATCTCGAAATGTCTGTCAAGAACAGCGTTTCCTTCATGAGTCGTGAAAAAGAGCTTTTTGGCAAGGTATTCATCATGTCATCAGTCAGATAACAACACCAGAGACATTTTTACACAGAAATGACTAAATTTCCATTGCCATTCTGTTTCAGCTTCAGATAGACTTGAGTCAGCTGGATCTCAAGACGGGAGTATCACAGTGGTATGTGCTGCACTGCTGTTCACTGTAGAGTACTCGGAGATTACAGTGTTTTCTTACGTCTGttcttatttgtattatttcaggTATGACTTGTCACATGAGACCAACTGACTGGCCTTCCCATGTTGACTTAATTTGCAGTGCTTTAGAGTGGAGGGTGGTTTCATGGATGGTACTTATCCTGACACTAGCAGGGGTCCTAGAGCCGTGTGTCAGGACTAAGATTGATCATGGAATTGCTGTGCAGCTAGCTTTCGCCCAAAAATATAGCCTGCTTGATTTCCTTATTAAACAAATAATGTTAGCACAAGAAGGATATGAGGGCGTCACCTAGAGTCAATAGGACATCATGTTGGAGAAATGTTACctttttaagtatttaatttgAAGCTTCTGCTTTTTATGAGTTTTTATGAATGCAAGTTGCTTCTGTTCAGCTTTACAGTGTTCTTTTTCAAAATAACCAAATTGCTAAATATTAGTATTCTGTTGttgttgctgtattttttttgtttttagaagtCTGTGAAGAAGCCAAGATGAAAGGAATCCTTTTTTACGTTTCCtattacattacatttctttATATCTTTGTTTCACATTCTTTACCCTCATGTTTATGACATTTTACACAtatcaaaaaaagtttaaatcaaaGTGCAGTGTTTCCCaaagatttgaaatatatattttataaatgtatttttgaaccaaaagacagcatgaaatttttttattttatgcgccaATGATTCTCTGAAAGACAGAcgctcaaaaatgtaaaaaaaaaaaaaaaatgcttgagttGTGGCTTGAAGTAGAGAATAAGTTCCTGCTGAGAAAGATGAAGGGAGGAAAAGAGATATGTTTTTGACATTGAAATGTAGTGCTTCTGCACCCTATTAACCACAGCCTGTATTGCAGTTTTAATAAATATGCCATTTGCACTTTAAACAgtgatttgatttatatttttagatggtGCGTTTCAACCAGCATTcggtacatttatatttaaataattcagtTTCTCTATTCACAATGAATAAGCCAATTATGTTCCGAAAAATAATCAGTTGTGATATCCACTGTCTCGAAAGATAATATTGTAGGCTAAGGTAAACATAAACAGTCAtggattaaaattttttttaaatgcaacagcGGGGGCGAGTAAccccagagtgcagtctggacgatggggcgggGCGACACTTCGAGGCGGAGCGACACGTGTCGCCCCGCCCATATTTGTTTTCCCCGCCTTTGACATTTTGCTCCGAGCCAGCAGGGGGCAGTTTGCGTTGAAATAACAGAACGGTGGCAACTGCAGCAGCAGAGTAATAACGCTATTCCACGTTGATTGCATGAGGTGAGTAAAAGTGGTTGTGTAAATATCTtatacctccctgaaatgactttttgctgGTTGGGATGTCTGTAATTGATgtcatttaaagttaaactttgcagtgtataatgttttaataaaaaagctaTGGCAAACACGTGCATGACAACAGGTTTCAGTCATTTACATCAGTCTATCATTCTTTAAGGTTTCTCGTATTTGATGGTAACATTGTTTGCTATGCATTGCTCATAATGAATTCTTAATTTAGTTGTGACAATTCGGTGTAATTTTTCAATTACCAATGATTTTGTTaaacaatgaagtgtttaaaggggtgattaaatgtattatgtttttatatagaagcgggtaactaaataaattcaggattaatgaggttttcagtagtgcagttcagaaaacaaataacagaaagTGACGAGTGTTTTTGGGCAAGTTCTTTAGAACCTGTATAGTTccttccttgcaaaaaaataaccatggatttattgtagtaaaaatatttgttggcATATTAATTTACCATGTGCTGTAATTATAAAAA is a genomic window of Carassius carassius chromosome 46, fCarCar2.1, whole genome shotgun sequence containing:
- the LOC132129109 gene encoding extended synaptotagmin-1-like, which produces MQKEPMSSDDAGPSAGVSPEAEDSPPPRDSAGKHAVTVLWSFGKCLGALLPVYLAGYFGFSISVVLLGLVVYIGWKHSRDEKQARLQSAMYFVENEQVVTATRVFRSRRELPAWVNCPDVEKVEWMNQILQQAWPFIGQCLEKLLVETIAPLIRATSTYLQTLSFTKVDLGNRALRVVGVKAYTEFDKRQVILDLYFSYDGDLEINVEVKRYFCKAGVKGIQLHGRLRVILEPLIGDVPLIGAITMFFIRRPKLDINWTGLTNLLDIPCLNALSDTMILDAIASFMVLPNRLTIPLVPNLHIAQLRSPLPRGIVRIHLLEAENLVPKDFHMKGVISGTSDPYAVLRVGTQTFTSHHVENNLNPQWREMYEVIVHEVPGQELELEVFDKDPNQDDFLGRMKLDLGVVKTAVLLDEWCTLRDVASGQVHLKLEWLSLLPSAECLDEVLERNKNITVYGKTADPPSAAILTVYLDRAQDLPFKKGNKDPSPMVQISVQETTKESKTVYGNNNPVWEEAFTFFIQDPRKQDIDIQVKDDDKALTLGALSIPLSRLLSSAELSMDQWFQLEKSGPASRIYITAMLRVLWLNEEAILTKPVSPLPGEGGNESDVSPGLTPTSKRPEHTSPDGNFATEGVLRIHLVEAQSLVTEDNLMGGMGEGKSDPYVKIRVGGLAFKSQVIKENLNPIWNELYEVILTQLPGQEVEFDLYDKDIDQDDFLGRVKVSLEDLISAQFTDQWYTLNDVKSGRLHLVLEWLPKISDPTRLEQILHYNYRQSYLNKIVPSAALLFVYVERAHGLPLKKSGKEPEAGAEVSLKNVSHRTKVVTPSTSPQWREAFHFLIRNPSEDTLIVKLSHSWGQALGSLVLAVRELLDQKDLVLDRWFSLDGAMPESQILLRAELKLLDSKLAQSSNAEDPSPVIPAGDAAAAANPELRLRSVPIQEGEDASSTMEAQVKLSVAYLSEENRLVITVHACRNLPSYSKDPPDTYISFILLPDKNRNTKRKTSVKKKSLKPEFNERFDFNMSLEEAKQKHLEMSVKNSVSFMSREKELFGKLQIDLSQLDLKTGVSQWYDLSHETN